The sequence below is a genomic window from Halolamina litorea.
CCGCTTCGACGCGATGGAGGGCGCGGGGATGGACATGCACCTGCCGGCCGACGAGACGGTCGACCGCGTGGGCCGGGCCGCAACCGAGACGGGCGACGCCGGCGAGATATCCGAGACCGACACGCGGCTGCTCGCCACCGCGTTCGAACTCGACGCCACGCTGGTCACCGACGACTACGCGATGCAGAACGTCGCCGAGAAACTCGACGTCGACGTCCAGGTCATCGCCCGCGAGGGGATCCAGGAGAAACGCGAGTGGACGTTCCAGTGTGCGGGCTGTGGCCGCGAGTTCGACGAGGACCGCGAACGCTGTCCGATCTGTGGCAGTGACCTCGCACGGAAGAACCCCGCCTGATTCTCGCCGCTCGATTCTCAGCCGAACGTTACGTACTGGATCGCGTAGATGACGGCGTTGTACACGCCGTGGGCGACCATCGGCACGACGAGGTTCCCGGTGCGCTCGTAGAGATAGCCCAGCAGCGAGCCGAGCAGGAACGAGAACACCACGTAGGCGATCGCCCCGCTCCCGCTTCCGATGTAGTGTAGCGACCCGAACAGCGCGCTCGCCCCCAGGATGGCCGGCCACGGGCCCCACGCGCGTTTCAGCAGTCCCTGAATCCCGCCACGCACCAGCAGCTCCTCGGCGGGCCCGACGACGAACACCGAGACGGGGATCATCAACAGGAAGTACGCCGCCTCGCGGCCGGCGGGGTCGGTCGCCGGGTTCTGGGACGGGGAGACGTCGATCAGCGAGAACGCGGTCAACAGCACGATCTGGAGCACGTAGAGCACGGCGGCGGCGCCGAGGGCGACCGCCGCCCCCCGACGGTCCGGCAGTTTCCACGAGAGCAACTCCCGATCACCCGCGGCGGCGATGAACAGCACCACCGGCGCGGCGAAGCCGACGAACTGCGCGAGCGTGTTCAGGATGTCGTAGGCGGTCGTCCCCGCGGCGACGCCCAGTCCCGGAGCGACGCTCGCCCACAGCGACACCCCGACGCTGCCGCCGAGGACGCCGGAGACGAACAGCACGAACGCCTGCATCGTCCGGAGCAATGCCGGACCGGAGATGGGACGCTCGGGCCGGGAGGTCTGACTCATCGTTGGAACGTGCAGTCGGGCAGGCAAAGCGGTGACGGTCGGTGACGCCGGCGATGGTATGGTTCGGCCGGCGTGGAGGCTCGGTGACGCCGGCACCGTCGTGGTTCAGCCGGCGTCGACGCCTACTCAACGACGAGCCGTTCCTTCCCGCGAACCGCCTCTGCCTCCTCGAACTCGCCGCCGCCGAGCAGGCCGCGAGCGGCCTTCTTCCCCCACTCCACGGCGGGCTGGGTGAACGTCGAGAGATCCGCGAGTTCGCCGTAGCAGACGCAGGCGGCCTCCATCCCGAACAGGAGTTCGCCGAGCCCGCGCTCGTCGACGCGGTCGATCTCGATCCGGACGTTCGGACAGTCGGCGGCCGTCAGGCTGGCTTCGGTCGCCCGGAACTCCGCGTCGAGCAGCGTCCCGAGCGAGGAGCCGCCGAGGTAGGAGAGGCCGTCCAGATCGGTTTCGGGAATCCCGCGGTCGGCGCGTTCTGTGGGTCGGACGAGCGTCACCAGCTTGTCCCGCGGGCCGGCGCGGTACAGCTGCAGTTGGGAGTGCTGGTCGGTCGCGCCGAGCGCCCGGGCGGGGGTCTGGCCCTGCCCGTCCTTGCCGAGGCTCTCGGCCCAGAGTTGGGCGAACCATTCGGCGAACGTCTCCAGCGATTCGGCGTACGGCATGAACGCGTTCGTGACGGCGCCGCGTTCGGCCAGCGCGTAGCTGGTCGCGCCGTAGGCGTAGGCGGGCGAGTCGTAGAGCGAGCCCGCGAGTCGGTCGCGCTCGTCGGCGGCGCCGGCGAGTACGGCCTCGATGTCGTGGCCCTGGATCGCTGCCACCGCCAGCCCGACCGTCGAGAGCACGGAGAACCGCCCCGGAACGCCCTCGGGCACGTCCAGCGCCGGCAGGTCGTGCTTCTCCGCGAGGTTCCGGAGGTTCCCCTTCGGCCCCGTGGTGACGAAGGTGCGCTCGGTCCAGTCGACGCCGTCGCGCTCCATCGCCTCGCGGACGACGAGGAAGTTCGAGAGCGTCTCGGCGGTCGTGCCGGAGTTCGAGACCACGTTGACCGTAGTACGGGAGAGGTCGAGCGAGTCGAGCAGTCGCGTCGTGTGCTCGGGGTCGACGTTGTCGAGGAAGTAGGCGCCCACGTCGCTCTCCAGCCCCTTGGCGAGCGTCGCGGCGCCGAGGGCGCTGCCGCCGATGCCGACCGTGAGCACCGCCCCGCTGTCGGCGAAGGGGGCGACGGCGTTCCGGATAGCGTCGGGGTCGGCGGTCTCGGGAAGGTTCAACGCGGCGTAGCCGAACGCGTCGTCGTCCATCCCGTCGGCGATCCGTTCGTGGGCGGCGGCCACGTCGGCGTCCAGTTCGTCGAGGGCGTCGCGGGTCAGGGACGGCTCCCCGCCCAGCGCGTTGCCGATGTCGGTACGCATGGCTGGATGGGTGAGCGGGGCGGGGAAGTAGCTTCTGAGAACGCGTCGGTACGCTTCGGCGGTGTGGCCGCTTCTGGGACGGTAGCTCGGTCGGCGGCGACAGGGACGGCGACGGCATCGAGACGCATGGCCACTTGTGACCGCTCGGTTCCGGGCACGAGGCCCGGAACAGCCCCGGATCCCTCTTCCTCCCCCGCGAGCGCCACATCGGCGCCCGCGAGGCGCCCACCGCTCTGCAACCGCGGGCGCGTTACGTACCACGTATCAGGCCCGTCGGAGTTATGCCGCCGGGCCCGAACGAACGCGTATGTTCGACACCATCGTCATCGCGACCGACGGCTCCGAGAGCGTCCAGCGGGCGGTCGGCGTCGCGCTCGACCTCGCCGAGCGCTTCGACGCCGACGTGCACGCCCTGTTCGTCGTCGACGAGCGCGAGGTCGAGAGTTCCCCGGAGAGCGTCCGCGAGGAGCTCCGCGCCGCACTCGAAGACGACGGCGAGGACGCCGTCGCGAGCGTCGCGACCCGCGCCGAGAGCGCCGTCACCACCGCCGTCCGGTCGGGCCGGCCCGCAGCGACCATCTCCGACTACGCCCGCGAGGTCGGCGCCGACGTGGTCGCCACCGGCACCCGCGGCCGCCACGGCGAGAACCGCTACCTGATCGGCGGCGTCGCCGAGCGTGTCGTGCGGCGCTGTCCCGTCCCGGTGCTGACCGTGCGACAGCTCGAAGGCGAGGGGACGACCGACGCCGAGTCCGAGCCGGAAACGCCCGCCTAGCCCGGCGTTCCACCGGCCTTATACCCCGGCTGGGCGACTGTCCGGTATGGACGACGAACTCATCGAGACGAGCGAACTCTCCCTGCACCGGCGCTCGCTGCTGCCCGGGAAGGGCTTTTTCTACCCCGACTCGCTCTCCGAGGACCGAACCGAGGAGCGCATCGCCGAGGCCGTCGACGGCGCCGAGGCCGTGGTCATCACCGACTCCGACGCCGACGGCCTGGGCTGTGTCGCCCTGATCCGCGAGGCCCGCGGCGCCGCCCTCGACGTGGTTCCCTTCGAGGAGGAACTGGCCGCGGAGGTTGCCGGCGACGCCGCCGACGAGGACGACGATGACGACGAGAAGGGCGAGGACGAGGAGCCCCACGAGCGCTCGACGGTCGCGCTGGTCGCCTCCGGGCCGGGACAGATCGAGGAGTCCCTGGAACTGGTCGCCAAGCACGTCGAGGAAGGCACCGACGCCTACGTCTGCGACATCTGCCCGGACAGCTTCGAGTACATCGCCGAGGACCTCGACGCGCTGGTCGAGCGCTGTGGCGAGGTGCGGTGGTTCGACCACCACCAGTGGGACGCTGACCTCGAACAGAGCGTCCGCGACGCCGGCGTCGACCTCGTCATCGGCGACAGCGAGGAGGAGTGCACGACGGACGTGACCCTGCGCTCGCTCGACTACGAGTTCGACGAGCGCTACGCCGAACTCGCGGAAGTCACCCGGGATCACGACCTCTGGCTCAAGCAGGACGAACGCAGCGACGACCTCGCGGACTACGCCTACTGGAGCGGCCCGGAGGAGTACGCCACCATCGTCGGCGAGTACGGCGCCGCCCTCCCCGAGACGGTGCTCGACTACGTCGAACACCGACGTGTCGAGAAGGAGCGCCGCATCGACGCCGCCGTCTCGCGGGCGAACCGCCGGGAGATCGGCGACTGGACCGTCGGCTTCACCTACGGCCGCTGTTCCCAGAACGAGGTCGCCGAGACGCTCCGCGAGCAGGGCTGTGACGCCGCCGTGATCGTCAAACCCTCCGGGAGCGCGTCGATCCGTGGCTCGGAAGGCTTCGAGCGCTGCCACGAGGTCGCCGGCCAGGTCAACGGCGGCGGCCACCCGAAGGCCGCGGGCTGCAAGCCCGACATCTACGACGACATGCTCGACATGGCCCAGCACTGGACCAGCGAGGGTCGCGCGACCCGGACCGTGATCCGACGGGCGTTCGAGGAACTGGTCGAGGAGTAGCGACGGCGGGCGGCCGATCCCGGGACGGTTCCTGTCTCCGGTCGTCGGATCGGGAGGAACGTCCAGCATTCGCCCCGAGCGAACCACTCGACGCCGAAACCGGGCTGTTTTCGCCGGGAACTCTTTACCTCTGGTCCAATATGGGCGTAGTTGTGCATCCATGGGGAAACACCTGAACTACGGCGGGCTCGTCGTCGCGGGACTCGGGTTCTTCCTCACACGATTCACCGTGACGCTTGCGCTCTACGACGATACCGTCCAGTTCTACCTGGCGGGTG
It includes:
- a CDS encoding NOB1 family endonuclease, translating into MEVLDTSAFIHEYHTDDETVSIPLVKEELQGETEYRFDAMEGAGMDMHLPADETVDRVGRAATETGDAGEISETDTRLLATAFELDATLVTDDYAMQNVAEKLDVDVQVIAREGIQEKREWTFQCAGCGREFDEDRERCPICGSDLARKNPA
- a CDS encoding CPBP family intramembrane glutamic endopeptidase; translated protein: MSQTSRPERPISGPALLRTMQAFVLFVSGVLGGSVGVSLWASVAPGLGVAAGTTAYDILNTLAQFVGFAAPVVLFIAAAGDRELLSWKLPDRRGAAVALGAAAVLYVLQIVLLTAFSLIDVSPSQNPATDPAGREAAYFLLMIPVSVFVVGPAEELLVRGGIQGLLKRAWGPWPAILGASALFGSLHYIGSGSGAIAYVVFSFLLGSLLGYLYERTGNLVVPMVAHGVYNAVIYAIQYVTFG
- a CDS encoding DHH family phosphoesterase → MDDELIETSELSLHRRSLLPGKGFFYPDSLSEDRTEERIAEAVDGAEAVVITDSDADGLGCVALIREARGAALDVVPFEEELAAEVAGDAADEDDDDDEKGEDEEPHERSTVALVASGPGQIEESLELVAKHVEEGTDAYVCDICPDSFEYIAEDLDALVERCGEVRWFDHHQWDADLEQSVRDAGVDLVIGDSEEECTTDVTLRSLDYEFDERYAELAEVTRDHDLWLKQDERSDDLADYAYWSGPEEYATIVGEYGAALPETVLDYVEHRRVEKERRIDAAVSRANRREIGDWTVGFTYGRCSQNEVAETLREQGCDAAVIVKPSGSASIRGSEGFERCHEVAGQVNGGGHPKAAGCKPDIYDDMLDMAQHWTSEGRATRTVIRRAFEELVEE
- a CDS encoding glucose-6-phosphate isomerase, translating into MRTDIGNALGGEPSLTRDALDELDADVAAAHERIADGMDDDAFGYAALNLPETADPDAIRNAVAPFADSGAVLTVGIGGSALGAATLAKGLESDVGAYFLDNVDPEHTTRLLDSLDLSRTTVNVVSNSGTTAETLSNFLVVREAMERDGVDWTERTFVTTGPKGNLRNLAEKHDLPALDVPEGVPGRFSVLSTVGLAVAAIQGHDIEAVLAGAADERDRLAGSLYDSPAYAYGATSYALAERGAVTNAFMPYAESLETFAEWFAQLWAESLGKDGQGQTPARALGATDQHSQLQLYRAGPRDKLVTLVRPTERADRGIPETDLDGLSYLGGSSLGTLLDAEFRATEASLTAADCPNVRIEIDRVDERGLGELLFGMEAACVCYGELADLSTFTQPAVEWGKKAARGLLGGGEFEEAEAVRGKERLVVE
- a CDS encoding universal stress protein: MFDTIVIATDGSESVQRAVGVALDLAERFDADVHALFVVDEREVESSPESVREELRAALEDDGEDAVASVATRAESAVTTAVRSGRPAATISDYAREVGADVVATGTRGRHGENRYLIGGVAERVVRRCPVPVLTVRQLEGEGTTDAESEPETPA